A section of the Rossellomorea marisflavi genome encodes:
- the icmF gene encoding fused isobutyryl-CoA mutase/GTPase IcmF — protein sequence MSTVEIYKPKHHVRFVTASSLFDGHDASINIMRRIIQASGAEVIHLGHNRSVEEVVNAAIQEDVQGIAISSYQGGHVEYFKYMYDLLNERGAGHIRIYGGGGGVIIPKEIKELHEYGIARIFSPEDGRTQGLQGMINRMIEECDYPTIKGTESKEVENLAGGSVNAISRLISLAEYQVGAKEEVAAAAQSVFTEIKGLASKVPVLGITGTGGAGKSSLTDELIRRFLNELPEKKIAVLSIDPTKQKTGGALLGDRIRMNAIFNPRVYMRSLATRGSRTELSLAIQDAINVVKAAGYDLVVVETSGIGQGDAEIAEICDLSMYVMTSEFGAPSQLEKIDMIDYADLIVINKFERKGSEDARRQVQKQYQRSHLLFDQDLDEMPVYGTIASQFNDPGTNALFAAVVDTVNGKMNLGWETGFSKNVDVEKQNVIIPNDRRYYLREIAETVRNYHRKAEEQSDLARRLFQLEGAIEAVGEQGDVTASLTTLKDEVEKKLTEQSKEILGGWENLKGTYSKDSFVTKVRDREIVTELKTKSLSGLSIPKVALPRYKDYGQILEWVYKENVPGSFPYTAGVFPFKRKGEDPKRQFAGEGTPERTNRRFHYLSKDDDAKRLSTAFDSVTLYGEDPDHRPDIYGKVGESGVSICTLEDMKKLYAGFDLCAPSTSVSMTINGPAPIILAMYMNTAIDQQIKIKEEELGRILTVEEYATVREQTLSVVRGTVQADILKEDQGQNTCIFSTEFALRMMGDIQQYFIDHKVRNYYSVSISGYHIAEAGANPISQLAFTLANGFTYVEYYLSRGMDINAFAPNLSFFFSNGLDPEYTVIGRVARRIWSTVMRDKYGANERSQKLKYHIQTSGRSLHAQEIDFNDIRTTLQALMALQDNCNSLHTNAYDEAITTPTEESVRRAMAIQMIITKEHGLSKNENPLQGAFIVEELTDLVEEMVLAEFDRINDRGGVLGAMETQYQRGKIQEESMFYEMKKHSGELPIVGVNTYLNPNPPSEEDVDGMELARATKEEKETQIHNLKAFQQGHGDKTEEALKRLKQSAVEGGNIFEELMETVRVASLGQITRALYEVGGQYRRNM from the coding sequence ATGAGCACGGTAGAGATTTATAAACCAAAGCACCATGTCCGCTTCGTCACGGCATCGAGCCTGTTCGATGGGCATGATGCGTCGATCAACATAATGCGGAGGATCATCCAGGCAAGCGGGGCGGAAGTCATCCATCTTGGGCATAACCGGTCAGTAGAAGAAGTCGTCAATGCTGCCATCCAAGAAGATGTTCAGGGTATCGCCATCTCCTCTTACCAGGGTGGACACGTCGAATATTTCAAATACATGTATGATCTTTTAAATGAGAGGGGCGCAGGTCATATCCGCATCTACGGAGGCGGTGGCGGCGTCATCATCCCTAAAGAGATCAAGGAGCTTCATGAATACGGAATCGCCCGGATCTTCTCTCCGGAAGACGGAAGGACACAGGGCCTTCAAGGGATGATCAACCGGATGATCGAGGAATGCGACTACCCGACGATTAAAGGGACGGAAAGCAAGGAAGTGGAAAATCTCGCAGGTGGGAGCGTCAATGCGATCTCCAGGTTGATTTCACTTGCTGAGTACCAGGTCGGTGCCAAGGAGGAAGTGGCAGCTGCCGCTCAATCGGTCTTCACGGAAATCAAAGGTCTTGCAAGCAAAGTACCGGTCCTAGGGATCACGGGAACGGGGGGAGCGGGGAAAAGCTCCCTTACGGATGAACTGATCCGCCGCTTTCTGAACGAACTGCCAGAGAAGAAGATTGCGGTTTTGTCCATTGATCCGACGAAACAGAAGACAGGCGGGGCACTCCTCGGTGACAGGATCCGGATGAACGCCATCTTCAACCCGAGAGTGTACATGAGAAGTCTTGCCACGCGCGGATCCAGGACCGAGCTTTCCCTCGCCATCCAGGACGCCATCAATGTCGTGAAAGCGGCAGGGTATGATCTTGTCGTAGTGGAAACGAGCGGTATCGGTCAGGGGGATGCGGAAATCGCGGAGATCTGTGATTTGTCTATGTATGTGATGACAAGCGAGTTCGGTGCACCATCACAGCTGGAAAAGATCGATATGATTGATTACGCTGATCTCATCGTCATCAATAAGTTTGAGCGCAAAGGATCAGAAGATGCGCGGAGACAGGTGCAAAAGCAGTATCAACGAAGCCATCTTTTATTCGATCAGGACCTTGATGAAATGCCGGTATATGGCACGATCGCAAGTCAGTTCAATGATCCCGGCACAAACGCCCTGTTTGCCGCTGTCGTCGATACAGTAAACGGTAAGATGAACCTCGGTTGGGAAACAGGATTTTCGAAGAATGTGGACGTGGAAAAGCAAAACGTCATCATCCCGAACGACCGCCGTTACTATTTGAGGGAAATCGCTGAAACGGTCCGGAATTATCACCGAAAAGCAGAAGAACAGTCCGATCTTGCCCGCCGTCTCTTCCAGCTCGAAGGGGCCATCGAAGCCGTCGGGGAACAAGGGGATGTCACAGCCTCCCTCACCACGTTGAAAGACGAAGTGGAAAAGAAACTGACGGAGCAATCGAAGGAGATCCTGGGGGGATGGGAGAACCTCAAGGGAACTTACAGCAAGGATTCATTCGTCACGAAGGTCCGCGACCGTGAAATCGTGACAGAGCTAAAAACCAAAAGCTTATCCGGCTTGAGCATCCCGAAGGTCGCCCTTCCGCGATATAAAGATTACGGGCAGATCCTTGAATGGGTATATAAAGAAAATGTGCCGGGCTCATTCCCGTACACGGCGGGTGTATTCCCGTTCAAGCGAAAAGGGGAAGATCCTAAGCGACAATTTGCAGGGGAAGGGACACCTGAACGGACGAACCGCCGTTTTCACTACCTGTCCAAAGATGATGATGCCAAGCGTCTCAGTACGGCATTCGATTCCGTGACCCTTTACGGGGAAGATCCCGATCACCGCCCCGATATCTACGGTAAAGTAGGAGAGAGCGGCGTCAGCATCTGTACCCTCGAGGATATGAAGAAGCTGTATGCAGGATTCGATCTTTGTGCACCGTCCACGTCGGTCTCCATGACGATCAACGGTCCGGCGCCTATCATCCTCGCCATGTATATGAATACGGCCATCGATCAGCAGATCAAGATCAAGGAAGAAGAGCTTGGGCGCATCCTCACCGTCGAAGAGTATGCAACCGTCCGTGAACAAACTTTGAGTGTCGTACGCGGCACGGTTCAGGCGGATATCCTGAAAGAAGACCAGGGGCAGAATACGTGTATCTTCTCCACGGAGTTCGCCCTCAGGATGATGGGGGATATCCAGCAGTACTTTATTGATCATAAGGTAAGGAACTATTATTCTGTCTCCATCTCCGGCTATCATATTGCCGAAGCGGGAGCGAATCCGATTTCCCAGCTTGCCTTCACCCTCGCGAATGGATTCACCTATGTCGAGTACTACCTCAGCAGGGGAATGGACATCAACGCATTTGCACCGAATCTTTCCTTCTTCTTCTCCAATGGACTCGATCCTGAGTATACGGTCATCGGCCGTGTGGCAAGGCGTATCTGGTCAACGGTCATGAGGGATAAGTACGGAGCGAACGAGCGGAGTCAGAAGCTGAAGTATCACATTCAGACGTCGGGAAGATCCCTTCACGCCCAGGAGATCGACTTCAATGACATCCGCACCACCCTGCAGGCGCTCATGGCCCTCCAGGATAACTGTAACTCCCTTCACACCAATGCCTATGATGAAGCCATCACGACGCCTACGGAGGAATCGGTCCGCCGGGCCATGGCAATCCAGATGATCATCACCAAGGAGCACGGCCTCTCGAAGAATGAGAATCCGCTTCAGGGAGCCTTCATCGTGGAGGAGCTGACGGATCTGGTGGAGGAAATGGTCCTTGCAGAATTCGACCGCATCAATGATCGCGGAGGCGTCCTCGGAGCCATGGAAACCCAGTATCAGCGCGGCAAGATCCAGGAAGAGTCCATGTTCTATGAAATGAAGAAGCATTCCGGAGAGCTTCCGATCGTCGGAGTGAACACGTACCTCAATCCGAATCCTCCTTCTGAAGAAGACGTGGACGGGATGGAACTTGCCCGGGCAACCAAGGAAGAGAAAGAAACCCAGATTCACAATCTCAAAGCGTTCCAGCAGGGCCACGGCGACAAAACGGAAGAAGCACTCAAGCGCTTGAAGCAGTCTGCTGTCGAAGGTGGGAATATTTTCGAAGAGCTGATGGAGACGGTCAGAGTGGCGAGTCTCGGTCAGATTACAAGGGCCCTTTATGAAGTCGGAGGGCAATATAGACGCAATATGTAA
- a CDS encoding TetR/AcrR family transcriptional regulator produces the protein MKDKREVHASVKDERLVEKRRDQMIKGAVSLFKQKGFHRTTTREIAKAAGFSIGTLYEYIRTKEDVLYLVCDRIYEQVRLELEELDVGEGTMESLKLGIAHYFQVMDRMQDEVLVMYQEAKSLSKDALPYVLKKEMEMVGMVEGLIQSCVDRGRLDLDSERIHLLAQNVFVQGQMWGFRRWALQKRFSLEDYMNLQIDLLFAGVIGYETHGRTGGVI, from the coding sequence GTGAAAGACAAAAGAGAAGTGCATGCGTCGGTCAAGGATGAACGTTTGGTAGAGAAGAGGCGGGATCAAATGATCAAAGGGGCTGTCTCACTATTTAAACAAAAGGGGTTTCATCGCACCACGACAAGAGAGATTGCAAAGGCCGCCGGATTCAGTATCGGAACGCTCTATGAATATATACGAACAAAGGAAGATGTGCTCTATCTTGTCTGCGACAGGATCTATGAACAAGTACGATTGGAGCTGGAAGAATTGGATGTGGGAGAAGGGACGATGGAGAGCCTGAAGCTAGGCATCGCCCATTACTTCCAGGTGATGGATAGGATGCAGGATGAGGTGCTCGTCATGTATCAGGAAGCGAAGTCGCTATCGAAGGATGCCCTGCCGTACGTTTTAAAAAAAGAGATGGAAATGGTCGGCATGGTGGAAGGCCTCATCCAAAGCTGTGTGGATAGGGGGAGGCTGGATCTTGATTCTGAGCGGATCCATCTCCTTGCACAGAATGTCTTCGTCCAGGGGCAGATGTGGGGATTCCGCCGCTGGGCGCTCCAAAAGCGCTTTTCACTCGAAGACTATATGAATCTTCAAATCGATCTGCTGTTTGCAGGCGTCATAGGATATGAGACACATGGAAGAACAGGGGGAGTCATATGA